The nucleotide window CCACGTGCCCGGCGATCATCAGCTCGGCCATCTCCACGCAGCGCTCCACCAGACCGCGCGCGCCTTCGCGCAGCGCCTCGCTCTCCTGGACATGGCGCACGTTGTTCTCCATGTCCTCGGCGCTCCAGCCGCGCGAGTGGGCGATGTAGGGGAACTGGGGGAACTGGCAGCCGAGCTCCGCGAAGAACCCGAGCATCTGGCCGGCCAGCCCCTGCACGTTGTCCTGGCCGCCCGTGATGATCAGCCCCACGACCTTGTTCCGGAGCAGGTGGCGGCCCGCGATGGTCTCCTGGTTCTGGATGCAGTTCATGCGCTCCACCATCCGGTAGTAGAGCGAGCTCGCCGCACCCCACCGGATGGGTGTCGCCAGCAGGATCACGTCCGCGCCGTGCACGAAGGCTTCGTAGACGCGGTCCATCTGGTCGGTCGGGTCCATCTGCGTGATGGAGCACGGCCAGGTGCAGGCATGCGCCGACTTGGAGTAGAAGCCCTCGCACGGTCGGAAGGCGAGGTCGCGGAGCCGGATGCGCTGCACGCGGCTGCCCTGCGCCTCGGCGTGGTCCAGCGCGTGGTCGAGCAGCGCCTCCGAGGTGCTGTAGCGCGGGTAGGTTGCCGGCATCATGGTGGTGGAGATCCCCACCACGCGCACCGGGCCTTCATCCCGGTGCACGTCGCGCGCGAGCGGATGGGGTGCGTGCGGGGCCTTCGCGCGCCGGGTGGCGGCGACGCGGTTCACGTAGACGCGACCGTCCCGCACCTCCACCGCGTACGTCGGGACCCGGTCCGCCTCGTAGCCCGGCTCGCCTTCGCCCGTCTCATGGTGGAATTTCCAGAAGTGCCAGGGGCAGACCACGTATTCGCCGTCGAGCACCCCCTCGCCCAGCGGGCCGCCCACGTGGTTGCAGGCGCCCGAGATCGCCGTGAAGCGGCCGTTCCGGTGCACCAGGGCCAGCTTCAGCCCGCGCGCGTCCACCGGCTGGATCTCCCGCTGCGCCAGGTCCTCCACGGGTCCGAGGTCGCACCAGTCCTCACGGTCGCTCATGGCTCCTCGGGGGCGGGAGGGAAGGGAGGGGAAGGTGTGGAGTGAGCCAGCAAGGTGATCGCCGGACAGCTTGCCACTGAGGACGGCGAGCCAGCCGTGCTAACCGAGGTCGGTTGAGACATTTCGCGAAGTCACCCATCAACCATCGGGAGAGAAACGGCGATGACCACCGTCCAAGCAGAGAAGGTAGCATTGCGGGAGCGGTCCCTGCTACAGACTGGCCCAGGAGCTGGGAAAACGTCTCGAAGGCCTGCAAGGATCGTCGGCTACAGTCTTTGCTACGGGATCCGGCACAACGTCCCGACGTTCGGCGTCGAGGGCCGCTCGATCGGATGCCGGGGCCGGGGGCCCGCACCGATGCGCTGCCGCTGCGGGGGATCCAGGTCAGCTCGGGAGGGGCCGGGGTGAGCTTCTGATGTGCGCGTAATCCCTCTTGACATACACTCCCCGCCTGCGTAGTCTCCAAGAAAGTCTTCCCCCTCCCCCC belongs to Gemmatimonadota bacterium and includes:
- a CDS encoding NAD(P)H-dependent oxidoreductase; this translates as MSDREDWCDLGPVEDLAQREIQPVDARGLKLALVHRNGRFTAISGACNHVGGPLGEGVLDGEYVVCPWHFWKFHHETGEGEPGYEADRVPTYAVEVRDGRVYVNRVAATRRAKAPHAPHPLARDVHRDEGPVRVVGISTTMMPATYPRYSTSEALLDHALDHAEAQGSRVQRIRLRDLAFRPCEGFYSKSAHACTWPCSITQMDPTDQMDRVYEAFVHGADVILLATPIRWGAASSLYYRMVERMNCIQNQETIAGRHLLRNKVVGLIITGGQDNVQGLAGQMLGFFAELGCQFPQFPYIAHSRGWSAEDMENNVRHVQESEALREGARGLVERCVEMAELMIAGHVDRQKLVRGGRKGASLRPAG